A portion of the Candidatus Sericytochromatia bacterium genome contains these proteins:
- a CDS encoding glutamate synthase-related protein — MADVRSPMSHPRLPAPQGLYDGLHEHDACGVGFIADIKGRKSHALVQQGLTILRNLTHRGAVGADPKASDGAGILIQVPDAFLRAEMATQGVALPPPGQYGVGMVFLPREPASRLACEQEIARAVRAEGQTLLGWRDVPVDCRDLGESVRQVEPVIRQVFIGRGAGIRVTDALERKLYVIRKRAGHAIRALGLAHGTEFYVPSLSARTIVYKGLLMPEQVGSYYLDLQDPRLVSALALVHQRFSTNTFPTWDLAHPFRLVAHNGEINTLRGNLNRLRARQGAIASPVLGEDLDKLWPLIYPGQSDSASFDNALELLVMAGYSLAHAIMMMIPEAWEGHALMDANRRAFYAYHAALMEPWDGPAALAFSDGRQIGATLDRNGLRPARYVVTADDTVILASEAGCLPIPEEQILRKGRLQPGKMFLVDLEQGRIIDDEEIKTTLATARPYAEWNDRLRVRLDDMEAPAPAATPSPPAVTLGLRQRAFGYTQEDLKFLLAPMAAQGVEPTGSMGNDTPLAVLSHRPKSLYHYFKQLFAQVTNPPIDPIREELVTSLVSFIGPKPNLLGIDEHNPPLRLEVSQPILDFDQMEKLRRIAPLSDGLFQAHELDITYPLAWGPAAIEAHLASLAGEAEDAVRSGASILIVSDRHQDASRVAIPALLALSAVHQHLVDRGLRTRVGLVVDTGSAREVHHIALLAGYGAEAVHPSLALETVQQLSPEDPAQGVANYIKAIGKGLRKVMAKMGISTYMSYTGAQIFEAVGLSRALVDRYFAGTASQIEGLGLFELAEEALGIHRQAFGPAAGPESRLEVGGDYAWRVQGEQHMWTPEAIAKLQHATRANDATTYREYARLINDQSERHMTLRGLFTFRLAACTPVPLDEVEPAAAIVRRFATGAMSLGSISTEAHTNLALAMNRIGGKSNSGEGGEDRRRYAPIGEGETLRSRLGPTRVEVDRPLQPGDSLKSKIKQVASGRFGVTADYLNSAEQIQIKMAQGAKPGEGGQLPGEKVSAYIAEQRYSTPGVELISPPPHHDIYSIEDLAQLIHDLKNANPLASISVKLVAEVGVGTIAAGVAKAKADHLTISGHDGGTGASPWSSIMHAGAPWELGLAEAQQTLVLNQLRGRIAVQVDGQLKTGRDVVIGALLGADEFGFATAPLVAQGCIMMRKCHLNTCPVGIATQDPVLRRKFAGKPEHVINYFFFVAEEVREWMSALGFRRFEDMIGRADLLDTQSGVAHWKARGLDFSRIFHQPTVAAEVARRQSERQDHGLAQALDHQLIAQAQPALARGEPVRLALPIRNIHRSVGTMLAGEVARRHGHAGLPDDTIQVALEGSAGQSLGAFLARGITLTLTGETNDYCGKGLSGGRLVVQPSPNFRGAAADNVITGNAVLYGAISGEAYFRGVAGERFAVRNSGAQAVVEGTGDHGCEYMTGGTVVVLGRTGRNFAAGMSGGIAYVLDEEGRFEAHCNPAMVAREPLLGEAEQSATLPRALWHLGEADEAIVRRLLEAHAQLTGSQRARRLLDHWELSRTRFIKVFPHAYRHALGTLAASEQLLPA, encoded by the coding sequence ATCGCAGACGTGAGGTCCCCGATGTCGCATCCCCGCTTGCCCGCCCCCCAAGGTCTCTACGACGGCCTGCACGAGCATGACGCCTGTGGGGTCGGGTTCATCGCCGACATCAAGGGGCGCAAAAGCCATGCCCTCGTCCAGCAGGGCCTGACGATCCTGCGCAACCTGACGCACCGCGGGGCCGTCGGTGCCGACCCGAAGGCCTCGGACGGGGCCGGCATCCTGATCCAGGTGCCGGACGCCTTCCTGCGCGCTGAAATGGCCACCCAGGGCGTTGCCCTGCCCCCGCCCGGCCAGTACGGCGTCGGCATGGTCTTTCTGCCGCGCGAACCGGCCTCACGCCTGGCCTGCGAGCAGGAGATCGCGCGCGCGGTGCGGGCGGAGGGGCAGACCCTGCTGGGTTGGCGCGACGTGCCGGTCGACTGCCGCGACCTCGGCGAGTCCGTGCGGCAAGTCGAACCTGTGATCCGGCAAGTGTTCATCGGCCGGGGAGCGGGCATCCGGGTGACGGACGCTCTGGAGCGCAAACTCTACGTGATCCGCAAGCGGGCCGGACACGCCATCCGGGCGCTGGGGCTGGCCCACGGCACCGAGTTCTACGTCCCCTCGCTCTCCGCGCGCACGATCGTCTACAAGGGGCTGCTGATGCCCGAACAGGTCGGTTCGTATTACCTCGACCTGCAGGATCCGCGGCTGGTGTCGGCGCTGGCGCTGGTGCATCAGCGCTTCTCCACCAACACCTTTCCAACCTGGGACCTGGCGCATCCCTTCCGGCTGGTCGCCCACAACGGGGAAATCAACACGCTGCGGGGCAACCTCAACCGCTTGCGGGCGCGCCAGGGGGCGATCGCCAGCCCGGTGCTGGGCGAGGATCTCGACAAGCTCTGGCCGCTGATCTACCCCGGCCAATCCGACTCGGCCTCATTCGACAATGCGCTCGAGTTGCTGGTCATGGCGGGTTACTCGCTCGCCCACGCGATCATGATGATGATCCCCGAGGCCTGGGAAGGCCACGCCCTCATGGACGCCAACCGGCGCGCCTTCTACGCCTATCACGCGGCCCTGATGGAGCCCTGGGACGGCCCGGCGGCGCTCGCCTTCAGCGATGGCCGCCAGATCGGGGCGACCCTGGATCGCAACGGGTTGCGCCCGGCCCGTTACGTGGTGACGGCCGATGACACGGTGATTCTGGCCTCCGAAGCGGGCTGCTTGCCGATCCCGGAGGAGCAGATTTTACGGAAAGGGCGGCTGCAACCCGGCAAGATGTTCCTGGTCGACCTCGAACAGGGCCGCATCATCGACGACGAGGAGATCAAGACCACGCTGGCCACCGCCCGGCCCTACGCCGAATGGAACGATCGTCTGCGGGTCCGACTCGACGACATGGAAGCCCCTGCGCCGGCTGCGACGCCTTCCCCACCCGCCGTGACGCTGGGCCTCCGCCAGCGGGCCTTCGGTTACACCCAGGAGGACCTCAAGTTCCTGCTCGCGCCCATGGCCGCCCAGGGGGTCGAACCGACCGGGTCCATGGGCAACGACACCCCGCTGGCCGTGCTCTCGCACCGTCCCAAGAGCCTGTACCACTACTTCAAGCAGCTGTTCGCCCAGGTCACCAACCCGCCGATCGACCCGATCCGCGAGGAACTGGTGACCTCGCTGGTGTCATTCATCGGGCCCAAGCCCAACCTGCTCGGCATCGACGAGCACAACCCCCCGCTCCGGCTGGAGGTGAGTCAACCGATACTGGACTTTGACCAGATGGAGAAGCTCAGGCGGATCGCGCCGCTGAGCGATGGGCTGTTCCAGGCCCACGAACTCGACATCACCTACCCGTTGGCCTGGGGGCCGGCCGCGATCGAGGCGCACCTGGCCAGCCTGGCCGGGGAGGCCGAGGATGCCGTGCGTTCGGGGGCCTCGATCCTGATCGTCTCGGACCGACATCAAGACGCCAGTCGGGTGGCCATCCCGGCCCTGCTGGCCCTGTCGGCCGTGCATCAACACCTGGTGGATCGCGGGCTGCGCACGCGCGTGGGCCTGGTGGTCGATACCGGTTCGGCACGCGAGGTGCATCACATCGCACTGCTGGCCGGCTACGGGGCCGAGGCCGTTCACCCCTCGCTGGCCCTGGAGACGGTGCAGCAACTCTCGCCGGAAGACCCGGCCCAAGGCGTCGCCAACTACATCAAGGCGATCGGCAAGGGACTGCGCAAGGTGATGGCCAAGATGGGCATCTCGACCTACATGTCCTACACCGGCGCCCAGATCTTCGAGGCCGTCGGGCTGTCCCGCGCGCTGGTCGACCGCTACTTTGCAGGGACGGCCTCTCAGATCGAGGGCCTGGGCCTGTTCGAACTGGCCGAAGAGGCCTTGGGCATTCACCGTCAGGCCTTCGGGCCGGCCGCAGGCCCCGAGTCGAGGCTGGAGGTCGGCGGCGACTATGCCTGGCGCGTGCAGGGCGAGCAACACATGTGGACGCCGGAGGCGATCGCCAAGCTGCAACACGCCACGCGCGCCAATGACGCCACCACTTACCGCGAGTATGCGCGGCTGATCAACGACCAATCCGAGCGCCACATGACCCTGCGCGGGTTGTTCACCTTCCGCCTCGCAGCGTGTACCCCGGTGCCGCTCGACGAGGTGGAGCCGGCCGCCGCGATCGTCCGACGGTTTGCCACCGGCGCGATGTCGCTGGGCTCGATCTCGACCGAGGCACATACCAACCTGGCGCTGGCCATGAACCGGATCGGCGGCAAATCGAATTCCGGCGAGGGCGGCGAGGATCGGCGGCGCTACGCGCCGATCGGCGAGGGCGAGACGTTGCGCTCTCGGCTCGGGCCGACCAGGGTCGAGGTCGACCGCCCGCTGCAACCCGGAGATTCGCTGAAATCGAAGATCAAGCAGGTGGCCTCGGGCCGCTTCGGTGTCACGGCCGACTACCTGAACAGCGCGGAGCAAATCCAGATCAAGATGGCCCAAGGCGCCAAGCCAGGCGAGGGGGGGCAGTTGCCGGGGGAAAAGGTTTCGGCCTACATCGCCGAACAGCGCTACTCCACCCCTGGCGTGGAGTTGATCTCACCGCCGCCCCACCACGACATCTACTCGATCGAGGACCTCGCGCAGCTGATCCACGACCTGAAAAACGCCAACCCGCTGGCCTCGATCAGCGTCAAGCTGGTGGCGGAGGTGGGCGTGGGCACCATCGCCGCGGGCGTGGCCAAGGCCAAGGCCGACCACCTGACCATCTCCGGCCACGACGGCGGGACCGGCGCCAGCCCGTGGTCGTCGATCATGCATGCCGGCGCCCCGTGGGAACTGGGCCTGGCAGAGGCCCAGCAAACCCTGGTGCTGAACCAGCTGCGCGGGCGGATCGCGGTGCAGGTGGACGGTCAGTTGAAAACCGGGCGTGACGTGGTGATCGGCGCCTTGCTCGGGGCCGACGAATTCGGCTTCGCCACCGCGCCACTGGTGGCCCAGGGCTGCATCATGATGCGCAAGTGCCACCTCAACACCTGCCCCGTCGGCATCGCCACGCAGGACCCGGTGCTGCGTCGGAAGTTTGCCGGCAAGCCGGAGCACGTCATCAACTACTTCTTTTTCGTCGCCGAGGAAGTGCGCGAATGGATGTCCGCCCTGGGCTTCCGACGCTTCGAGGACATGATCGGCCGCGCCGATCTGCTCGACACCCAGTCGGGCGTGGCCCACTGGAAGGCCCGAGGCCTGGATTTCAGCCGCATCTTCCACCAGCCGACGGTCGCAGCGGAGGTCGCCCGGCGCCAGAGTGAACGCCAGGACCACGGGCTCGCGCAGGCACTCGACCACCAACTGATCGCGCAGGCGCAACCCGCGCTGGCACGTGGAGAGCCCGTGCGGCTGGCCCTGCCGATCCGCAACATCCACCGCAGCGTCGGCACCATGCTCGCGGGCGAGGTGGCCCGGCGCCACGGCCATGCGGGTCTTCCGGATGACACGATCCAGGTGGCATTGGAGGGCTCGGCCGGCCAGAGCCTGGGCGCCTTCCTGGCCCGTGGCATCACCCTGACCCTGACAGGCGAAACCAACGATTACTGCGGCAAGGGACTCTCCGGAGGCCGCCTGGTGGTGCAGCCGTCGCCGAACTTCCGCGGCGCGGCGGCCGACAACGTGATCACCGGCAATGCCGTACTCTACGGCGCCATCAGCGGAGAAGCCTACTTCCGGGGCGTGGCGGGCGAGCGCTTCGCGGTGCGCAACTCCGGGGCCCAGGCAGTGGTCGAGGGAACAGGCGATCACGGCTGCGAGTACATGACAGGTGGCACCGTGGTGGTGCTGGGGCGAACGGGGCGCAATTTCGCCGCCGGGATGTCGGGCGGTATCGCCTACGTGCTCGACGAGGAGGGTCGCTTCGAGGCCCACTGCAACCCGGCCATGGTGGCGCGTGAGCCGTTGCTCGGTGAGGCCGAGCAGAGCGCGACGCTGCCCCGCGCCCTCTGGCACCTCGGGGAAGCGGACGAGGCGATCGTGCGACGCCTGCTCGAAGCCCACGCGCAGCTGACGGGCAGCCAGCGGGCGCGGCGCCTGCTCGACCACTGGGAGCTTTCCCGCACCCGCTTCATCAAGGTATTTCCCCACGCCTACCGCCACGCGCTGGGCACGCTCGCGGCCAGCGAGCAGTTGCTGCCGGCCTGA
- a CDS encoding carboxypeptidase-like regulatory domain-containing protein, producing MKKRPLHVLLSCCLLAGLLGPGLSGCTSTRTTLPGQGAIGSGPGWNPLLNPNQILGEDSSGLAAGAAKAPIVPNKNPAELVPPSPPQMAPVPLASAAPPPAPAAPSADGLAEVSELAGMAPVEVGLTGQVSALPAYLDDPDAWQGADLAKLINEVPELPAAGLAGVAAHEWAPLATPGRQLLALTGQKPLGRAWVRLVDAAGNPIRNQQGKPLVSRTDDQGRYAFRKDLPAGSYRLVVSLGKRGALEALAPRDRAAGDALDIDVVSALSSRFVLREVLAERKNANDLLAQIAASEERELRERIAKLLAADPGLLPDALLADRLRATFLKLRQRDPALGDRFDKLKARLAGAGDPTR from the coding sequence ATGAAAAAACGCCCGCTTCACGTTCTGCTCTCCTGCTGCCTGCTCGCCGGCCTGCTGGGGCCGGGCCTATCCGGCTGCACCAGCACCCGCACGACCCTGCCTGGACAGGGCGCGATCGGCAGCGGCCCTGGCTGGAATCCGCTGCTGAACCCGAACCAGATTCTGGGGGAGGACAGTTCGGGCCTCGCCGCCGGCGCGGCCAAGGCGCCCATCGTGCCGAACAAGAATCCGGCGGAGCTCGTTCCGCCCTCGCCTCCACAGATGGCTCCCGTGCCCTTGGCATCGGCCGCCCCGCCGCCGGCGCCGGCTGCGCCGTCGGCCGACGGGCTGGCGGAGGTGAGCGAACTGGCCGGCATGGCGCCGGTGGAGGTCGGCCTGACGGGCCAGGTGTCGGCCTTGCCGGCCTACCTGGATGACCCGGACGCCTGGCAGGGCGCCGACCTGGCCAAGCTGATCAACGAGGTCCCGGAGCTTCCGGCGGCCGGACTGGCCGGGGTCGCGGCACACGAGTGGGCGCCGCTCGCCACGCCCGGTCGCCAGCTGCTGGCCCTGACAGGCCAGAAACCGCTCGGGCGGGCCTGGGTGCGCTTGGTCGATGCTGCCGGCAACCCCATCCGCAACCAGCAAGGTAAACCGCTGGTGTCACGGACGGACGACCAGGGCCGCTATGCCTTCCGCAAGGACCTGCCGGCAGGAAGCTACCGCTTGGTGGTCAGTCTGGGCAAGCGAGGCGCGCTGGAGGCGCTGGCGCCGCGCGACCGAGCCGCTGGCGACGCGCTCGACATCGACGTGGTCAGCGCCCTGAGCAGCCGCTTCGTGCTGCGGGAGGTGCTGGCGGAACGCAAGAACGCCAATGACCTGCTCGCCCAAATCGCGGCGTCGGAGGAGCGCGAGCTGCGCGAGCGCATCGCCAAGCTTCTGGCCGCTGATCCCGGCCTGTTGCCCGATGCCTTGCTGGCTGATCGCCTGCGCGCGACCTTCCTCAAATTGCGTCAGCGGGACCCGGCCCTGGGGGACCGCTTCGACAAGCTGAAAGCCCGGCTGGCGGGTGCAGGAGACCCGACACGCTGA
- a CDS encoding GAF domain-containing protein, with protein sequence MTTPVLPARYTARRSLGEGGMGEVHLVHDQERDLEMALKCLHAHQGAGDATYLFRQEFGAMMSLRHPNLVAGYDYGVLADDRPYFTMEAVMGPELAPTRQDEAAIRAWLPGLLAGLDYLHGRGFVHGDLKPENIRFTADGTPKLMDLGLLTPMGRRAGAIRGSVWYMAPEVIQQGPLDARADLYALGAILFQVLTGRPPFTHEDTLVLLRQHLEAPVPPLRDLAPNVSPELAELVLRLLAKRPAQRPTSAGAVLAELGLPVSGASCLSLLGAPIIGREGAQARLAEWLAADTPRMVLSGPVGVGKSRLLEAVRAEAMLAGQRVVRLQGAGPDAPPYQALQPLIRSWLAVSSPTRDRLAPILVKLMPELDVPPAPAIDSVQERARLHGALAELAREQLPSALWIVDDGDRLDPASRELLDALRRQGDSVSWRWLEACDALPEAAGEPFASLPLGPLTEAAVLDLARALLGQDSLPTPVVIRLPQLSGGIPATVEGILTHWLQAGALFREGAGWVASAEEAFALPADLSLVLDQRLASLSETARQLASLAAVLGARGSLPLLAAVAALDELAWFNALAALEAADCLILEAQEYRFARPLQALTLAHGVPEAQRREWAGAAAAWLQARWPQAPEDPAVPLESLLALARFGLAGASPLSALPWVRAVADRLIALFALEVASELLLLALAVPELPAEQALPLQLQLAEVRRHQGRSDDALSLLEGQGLLVQAAERGLGGLARVTTSYGVLLMTKARYADALVAFERAAELAQGEADLEEQVRAGRFAGRTCYFMGQNAAALSHLERAVNTARGGGLEGPLASALGVYGYVLAASEGARLSEGLALLTEAADLHRAQSNAVALAEMLSTRGSLLLTASRFGEARATFTEVLPLAGRLGIPVTVMTAQLNLAAVALECGELVEARRQAEAVLQLAGSLGRRFYLAHALGIRGLVGVLQGDLASGWASLEESLGLALEMGNKVLEAAVRVRRLEALLVLGRASEAQTELAAARRLVQESHSHEHDAKLALGACLIDLLEDLRRAGPSREAGSALLAIGTLGSRPDTQARLAAHVEQARGLGAVPLAHAQRWQGALALYAGDAPAALPALASARGLAEQEGLVLLGAELDGLLAWARAANAADEGLLGPLQAALVVARSQGASVQLHWLEAALAELQGEPRARREAARAVRALAEGLSGEHQAAWQLWPERSRVLATRPVPPSAADARLAEVLELASTLDPLAGHDNVVQAALRMLVDFTGAERAFLLRYDDAEVSHRAFYGMTPQESEAFSVTLADQVYWSGEAVYIEDVQADARLGQQLSIQALGVRTVFGLPLRWGGEVIGVIMADSREVQADFTSRDLPLGLALADQVARALHLARELERADTAVLEGDRLFALALATAGARDLETFLRPVAAEALALTGADRCFLVTGETLVPRAAFDAQGQWLPAGTHELSTTVCRWVLEHGESLYLPDASSDEGFQHQKSVMALALRMVFAVPVSHDGERLGVLYLHSGRVGREDPALLRQLARLGELVGAFLARSEA encoded by the coding sequence ATGACCACGCCCGTGCTTCCTGCTCGCTATACCGCCCGGCGCAGCCTGGGGGAGGGCGGCATGGGGGAGGTGCACCTGGTTCATGACCAGGAGCGGGACCTCGAAATGGCGCTCAAGTGCCTGCACGCTCACCAGGGCGCCGGGGACGCTACCTATCTGTTCCGCCAGGAATTTGGCGCGATGATGTCGTTGCGCCACCCCAACCTGGTGGCTGGTTATGATTACGGCGTGCTGGCGGACGATCGCCCCTACTTCACCATGGAAGCGGTGATGGGGCCGGAGCTGGCGCCTACCCGGCAGGATGAGGCCGCCATCCGGGCCTGGCTGCCCGGCCTGCTGGCAGGCCTGGATTACTTGCACGGCCGTGGCTTCGTGCACGGCGACCTCAAACCCGAGAACATTCGCTTCACGGCGGATGGCACGCCCAAGCTGATGGACCTTGGCCTGCTGACGCCGATGGGCCGGCGGGCGGGGGCCATTCGTGGCTCGGTCTGGTACATGGCTCCGGAGGTGATCCAGCAAGGACCCCTCGATGCGCGAGCCGACCTTTACGCGCTGGGCGCAATCCTGTTTCAGGTGCTGACGGGACGCCCCCCGTTCACCCACGAAGACACCCTGGTCCTGCTGCGCCAGCACCTCGAGGCCCCCGTGCCGCCTTTGCGTGACCTGGCCCCGAACGTGTCGCCTGAACTGGCCGAGCTGGTCCTGCGCCTGCTGGCCAAACGCCCTGCGCAACGGCCGACCAGTGCCGGGGCGGTCCTGGCGGAATTGGGTTTGCCGGTGTCGGGGGCGTCCTGCCTGTCCCTGCTGGGTGCGCCCATCATCGGCCGAGAAGGGGCCCAGGCGCGCCTGGCGGAATGGCTGGCCGCCGACACACCGCGCATGGTGCTCTCCGGGCCCGTAGGCGTCGGCAAGTCGCGCTTGCTGGAGGCCGTGCGGGCCGAGGCCATGCTGGCGGGGCAGCGGGTCGTCCGCCTGCAGGGCGCAGGGCCGGATGCGCCGCCCTACCAGGCGCTGCAGCCGCTCATCCGGAGCTGGCTGGCCGTGTCGTCCCCCACGCGCGACCGCCTGGCCCCGATTCTCGTCAAGTTGATGCCTGAACTGGACGTTCCTCCCGCGCCTGCCATTGATTCGGTTCAGGAGCGGGCGCGCCTGCACGGGGCGTTGGCCGAGCTGGCACGGGAGCAATTGCCCTCGGCGCTCTGGATTGTGGATGACGGCGATCGCCTGGATCCGGCCAGTCGGGAGTTGCTCGATGCCTTGCGCCGTCAGGGGGATTCGGTCAGCTGGCGCTGGCTGGAGGCCTGTGATGCCTTGCCGGAGGCTGCCGGCGAGCCGTTCGCATCCCTGCCGCTCGGGCCGCTGACCGAAGCGGCGGTGCTGGATCTGGCGCGCGCCTTGCTGGGCCAGGACAGCCTGCCGACCCCCGTGGTGATCCGCCTGCCCCAGCTGAGTGGCGGCATTCCGGCCACGGTCGAGGGCATCCTGACCCACTGGTTGCAGGCCGGCGCGCTGTTTCGCGAGGGGGCAGGCTGGGTGGCTTCCGCCGAAGAGGCCTTCGCCTTGCCGGCCGACCTCTCCCTGGTGCTGGACCAGCGGTTGGCTTCGCTGTCCGAGACAGCCCGCCAGCTGGCGAGCCTGGCCGCCGTGCTGGGGGCGCGCGGCTCCCTGCCGCTGCTGGCTGCCGTGGCGGCGCTGGATGAGCTGGCCTGGTTCAATGCCCTGGCGGCGCTCGAGGCGGCTGATTGCCTGATCCTGGAGGCCCAGGAGTATCGCTTTGCCCGGCCCCTGCAGGCCCTGACCCTGGCGCATGGCGTGCCGGAAGCGCAGCGTCGTGAGTGGGCGGGGGCTGCGGCGGCCTGGCTGCAGGCCCGCTGGCCCCAGGCGCCGGAGGATCCCGCCGTGCCCCTGGAATCGCTGCTCGCGCTGGCCCGCTTCGGGCTGGCCGGCGCGTCGCCACTGAGCGCCCTGCCCTGGGTGCGGGCGGTCGCCGACCGGCTAATCGCCCTGTTCGCGCTCGAGGTGGCGAGCGAGTTGCTCCTGTTGGCACTGGCGGTGCCGGAGCTGCCCGCCGAACAGGCCCTTCCGCTTCAGCTTCAGCTGGCGGAGGTGCGCCGCCATCAGGGGCGTTCGGATGATGCCTTGAGCCTGCTTGAGGGCCAGGGCCTGCTGGTCCAGGCGGCCGAGCGGGGGCTGGGGGGCCTGGCGCGGGTGACCACCAGTTATGGCGTGCTCCTGATGACCAAGGCGCGCTACGCCGATGCCCTGGTGGCCTTTGAACGTGCGGCTGAACTGGCCCAAGGCGAAGCGGACCTGGAAGAACAGGTGCGGGCCGGGCGTTTCGCGGGCCGCACCTGCTACTTTATGGGGCAGAATGCCGCTGCGCTGAGCCATCTGGAGCGGGCGGTCAACACCGCGCGAGGCGGTGGACTGGAAGGGCCGCTGGCCAGTGCGCTGGGCGTTTACGGTTACGTGCTGGCTGCGTCGGAGGGGGCACGTCTGTCTGAAGGTCTGGCCCTGCTGACGGAGGCCGCCGACCTGCACCGCGCGCAATCCAATGCCGTGGCCCTGGCCGAGATGCTTTCCACGCGCGGCTCCCTGCTGCTGACTGCCTCCCGCTTCGGCGAGGCCAGGGCGACTTTCACGGAAGTCCTGCCCCTGGCCGGGCGGCTCGGGATTCCGGTAACGGTCATGACGGCCCAGCTGAACCTGGCCGCCGTCGCGCTCGAATGCGGCGAACTGGTCGAGGCGCGGCGCCAGGCTGAGGCCGTCCTGCAGCTGGCAGGCAGTCTCGGGCGACGCTTCTATCTGGCGCATGCCCTGGGCATCCGTGGGCTGGTGGGTGTGCTTCAGGGCGATCTGGCCAGCGGTTGGGCCAGCCTGGAGGAGAGTCTCGGTCTGGCGCTGGAGATGGGCAACAAGGTGCTCGAAGCGGCGGTGCGGGTGCGCCGGCTGGAGGCGTTGCTCGTGCTGGGACGCGCTTCCGAGGCGCAAACCGAACTGGCCGCCGCGCGCCGCCTGGTGCAGGAGTCTCACTCCCATGAACACGACGCCAAGCTGGCGCTGGGCGCGTGCCTGATCGACCTGCTCGAAGACCTGCGCCGGGCCGGCCCCTCGCGGGAGGCCGGCAGCGCACTGCTGGCCATCGGCACGCTGGGGAGCCGGCCGGATACCCAGGCGCGGCTGGCGGCTCACGTCGAGCAGGCCCGTGGCCTGGGGGCGGTCCCGCTGGCCCACGCGCAGCGCTGGCAGGGGGCACTGGCCCTGTATGCGGGGGATGCGCCGGCGGCCCTGCCGGCGCTCGCGTCGGCCCGCGGTTTGGCCGAACAGGAGGGGCTGGTGCTGCTCGGCGCCGAGCTCGATGGTTTGCTGGCCTGGGCGCGCGCGGCGAACGCCGCTGACGAGGGCCTGCTGGGCCCGTTGCAGGCGGCCCTGGTGGTGGCGCGTTCGCAGGGGGCAAGCGTTCAGCTTCACTGGCTGGAGGCCGCGCTTGCCGAACTTCAGGGCGAACCCCGGGCCCGCCGGGAGGCGGCGCGGGCCGTGCGCGCGCTGGCCGAGGGGCTGTCGGGCGAGCATCAGGCGGCCTGGCAGCTCTGGCCGGAGCGAAGCCGCGTCCTGGCGACCCGCCCTGTGCCTCCCTCAGCTGCGGATGCCCGCCTCGCGGAGGTGCTGGAGCTGGCCAGCACGCTGGACCCGCTGGCCGGTCACGACAACGTGGTGCAGGCGGCGTTGCGCATGCTGGTCGATTTCACCGGGGCCGAACGGGCCTTCTTGCTGCGCTACGACGACGCGGAGGTCAGCCACCGGGCCTTCTACGGGATGACGCCGCAGGAGTCGGAAGCCTTCTCGGTCACGCTGGCCGACCAGGTTTACTGGAGCGGCGAGGCTGTTTACATCGAGGACGTGCAGGCGGATGCGCGACTGGGACAGCAGCTGAGCATCCAGGCGCTGGGCGTGCGGACCGTGTTTGGCCTGCCGTTGCGCTGGGGCGGCGAGGTGATCGGCGTGATCATGGCCGACAGCCGGGAGGTGCAGGCCGACTTCACCTCCCGCGATCTGCCACTGGGACTGGCCCTGGCCGATCAGGTGGCCCGGGCGCTGCACCTGGCCCGGGAGCTGGAGCGGGCCGACACGGCGGTCTTGGAGGGCGATCGCCTGTTCGCCCTGGCACTGGCCACCGCCGGGGCCCGCGACCTGGAAACCTTTCTGCGTCCCGTGGCGGCCGAGGCCCTTGCCCTGACCGGGGCGGACCGCTGCTTCCTGGTCACGGGCGAGACGCTCGTGCCGAGGGCCGCCTTCGATGCTCAGGGGCAATGGCTGCCGGCCGGCACGCACGAACTGTCCACCACGGTCTGTCGCTGGGTGCTGGAACATGGCGAGAGCCTGTACCTGCCGGATGCCTCGAGTGACGAGGGCTTTCAGCATCAAAAGAGCGTCATGGCGCTGGCCCTGCGCATGGTCTTTGCCGTGCCCGTCAGCCACGATGGGGAGCGACTGGGGGTCCTGTACCTGCACTCCGGCCGGGTCGGCCGCGAAGACCCGGCCCTGCTGCGTCAACTCGCGCGTTTGGGCGAGCTGGTGGGCGCCTTTCTGGCGCGCAGCGAGGCCTGA
- a CDS encoding DUF5677 domain-containing protein: MQETRHAEDADNRDRTIMTQADWPPRPLATSTAEPALGLAALRTLAENLQAGVVWNLPEPTPAEDLALCHLAKAIASTRATVLLLQAELWSDAGILVRSVIEQLFAYLWVVQDPARQQVRAEMVSLKQAWANAQYLEGLAEQAAPEAQAPLRQAAQAYRAKADALLATLSTQLALPPTKVRREALARVSVKAVEVQLPARLRIAFAQYSGLAHSDGEALAHFRAARGQAYGLQAPPDTLPLAADMHEALWSLAAEVTRRCARLCSPQLAKVFMHPS, from the coding sequence GTGCAGGAGACCCGACACGCTGAAGACGCGGACAACCGCGACCGCACGATCATGACGCAGGCTGATTGGCCTCCGCGGCCCCTCGCGACCTCGACGGCGGAGCCGGCCCTGGGCCTGGCAGCGCTGCGCACCCTGGCAGAAAACCTGCAGGCGGGCGTGGTCTGGAACTTGCCCGAGCCCACCCCGGCCGAGGACCTGGCGCTCTGCCACCTGGCCAAGGCGATCGCCAGCACGCGCGCCACCGTGCTGCTACTGCAGGCCGAGCTCTGGAGCGACGCCGGCATCCTGGTGCGCAGCGTGATCGAGCAGCTGTTCGCCTATCTCTGGGTGGTTCAGGACCCGGCCCGCCAGCAGGTGCGCGCCGAGATGGTCAGCCTGAAGCAGGCCTGGGCCAATGCCCAGTACCTGGAGGGGCTGGCCGAGCAAGCGGCGCCAGAGGCGCAAGCGCCCTTGCGGCAGGCTGCGCAGGCCTATCGGGCCAAGGCGGACGCCCTGCTGGCCACGCTGTCCACCCAGCTGGCGTTGCCCCCGACCAAGGTGCGCCGCGAGGCCCTGGCGCGGGTCAGCGTGAAGGCGGTCGAGGTCCAGCTGCCCGCCCGGCTGCGCATCGCCTTTGCCCAGTATTCGGGGCTGGCCCACTCGGATGGCGAGGCCCTCGCTCATTTCCGCGCTGCCCGGGGGCAGGCGTACGGCCTGCAGGCCCCGCCCGACACGCTGCCGCTGGCGGCCGACATGCACGAGGCCTTGTGGTCCCTGGCGGCCGAGGTGACGCGCCGCTGCGCGCGCCTCTGCTCGCCCCAACTGGCCAAGGTGTTCATGCACCCCTCTTGA